The following are encoded in a window of Bacillota bacterium genomic DNA:
- a CDS encoding response regulator, producing MEKIKLLIVDDIDQTRTDLQRLLYFEEDLEVVGEAANGKEAIAKVAELLPDIVLMDINMPIMDGITATEIISRNYPNVAVVIISIQGEQEYLKKAMVAGARDYLIKPINSEEISNTLRKVYDLEKARGKNIVTAEGTGEQKTEEPIITLFSGKGGTGKSIIAVNMAVGLARQNKEVVLVDLDLQFGDVSLLLNLSDIKCISDLADDPEGITEQTLPRYLLRHNSGVHVIGACFSPQDAEKITENHLEAILEVLEKKFDYIIIDTPCSFDGLTLLALERAHVIMMPVLKDLATIKSTKTAMNILGILGHTDKIRLILNMEGTTHGVDRGDVEKSLGMKLYHVIPRSDRQVVLSINKGIPFVQQRAPAEAGRSLLELCEKISPADNGHPEEKGKPAPKPGKKGLFRKIWARKGTI from the coding sequence ATGGAGAAAATAAAATTGTTGATTGTGGACGATATTGACCAGACACGTACGGATTTGCAGCGCCTGCTTTATTTTGAGGAAGATCTGGAGGTGGTGGGGGAAGCTGCAAATGGCAAGGAAGCTATTGCCAAAGTGGCCGAGTTGCTACCCGATATCGTGTTGATGGATATCAACATGCCGATCATGGATGGGATCACGGCGACAGAGATCATATCGCGCAATTACCCCAACGTTGCGGTGGTCATCATTTCTATCCAGGGAGAACAGGAATATCTGAAGAAAGCCATGGTTGCCGGGGCGAGGGATTACCTGATCAAACCGATAAACAGTGAGGAAATATCCAACACCCTGCGCAAGGTTTACGATCTCGAGAAAGCGAGGGGGAAAAATATTGTCACGGCAGAAGGAACGGGGGAGCAGAAAACAGAGGAGCCGATCATCACCCTTTTTTCGGGTAAAGGCGGCACCGGAAAGAGCATCATCGCCGTCAACATGGCCGTGGGGCTGGCCCGGCAGAACAAGGAAGTTGTTCTTGTTGACCTTGATTTGCAGTTCGGTGATGTCTCCCTTCTTCTGAATTTATCGGACATAAAGTGCATCAGCGACCTCGCCGATGATCCCGAAGGGATTACCGAGCAAACCCTGCCCCGTTACCTGTTGCGCCACAATTCAGGTGTTCATGTTATCGGTGCCTGTTTTTCGCCTCAGGATGCAGAAAAAATTACGGAGAACCACCTCGAGGCGATCCTGGAGGTGCTGGAGAAAAAATTCGATTATATAATAATTGATACTCCCTGTTCTTTCGATGGCCTTACCCTTCTTGCCCTGGAAAGGGCCCATGTGATCATGATGCCGGTACTCAAAGATCTGGCGACGATAAAAAGCACCAAAACGGCGATGAACATCCTCGGTATCCTTGGTCATACGGACAAGATACGTCTCATTCTGAACATGGAAGGGACAACCCACGGTGTGGACAGGGGAGACGTGGAGAAAAGCCTGGGAATGAAACTTTACCATGTCATTCCCAGAAGCGATCGGCAAGTTGTATTATCAATCAACAAGGGGATTCCTTTTGTCCAGCAAAGGGCTCCAGCGGAAGCGGGGAGGAGCCTGCTGGAGCTCTGCGAGAAAATATCCCCCGCTGACAACGGACACCCGGAAGAGAAAGGGAAACCCGCTCCGAAGCCCGGGAAAAAAGGGCTGTTCCGGAAAATATGGGCAAGAAAGGGGACCATCTAA
- the cpaB gene encoding Flp pilus assembly protein CpaB has translation MKYRKYIYLVLAIVAAAISAGGVFLYLLDLEARTKLDMEYTDVLVARTTIPANEKIEGDMLEVIEIPLAYAHKEAGQSKEGFVGSIARTTIYEGEQVLPGKIVVPGDTADDFLYTLKTGKRALAIAVSEVSGVGGLLAPGNHVDVIATWEVTSEYYTKIIIQNVKVLAINRNYDPLKFKEVTEQANTVTLEVLPEVAPQLALAAQRGTIHLMLRPSGDDRIIPATPWHFGNF, from the coding sequence GTGAAATATAGAAAATACATCTATCTGGTTCTTGCTATTGTTGCTGCCGCGATCTCGGCCGGTGGTGTTTTTCTGTATCTTCTGGATCTGGAAGCCAGGACCAAACTGGACATGGAATATACGGATGTCCTGGTGGCCAGGACGACCATCCCGGCCAACGAAAAAATAGAAGGGGATATGCTTGAGGTAATCGAAATTCCCCTGGCTTATGCTCACAAAGAAGCCGGGCAGAGCAAAGAGGGATTTGTCGGTAGTATTGCCAGAACAACTATCTATGAAGGCGAGCAGGTGTTGCCCGGCAAGATCGTGGTTCCGGGGGACACGGCTGATGATTTTCTCTATACGCTGAAAACTGGAAAAAGGGCATTGGCCATTGCCGTCAGTGAGGTAAGCGGGGTGGGGGGCTTGCTGGCTCCTGGTAATCATGTTGATGTCATTGCCACCTGGGAGGTCACATCCGAGTATTATACCAAAATCATCATCCAGAACGTAAAGGTACTGGCCATCAACAGGAATTATGATCCATTGAAGTTCAAGGAGGTTACGGAGCAGGCCAATACGGTAACGCTTGAAGTGCTTCCGGAAGTTGCACCGCAGCTGGCTCTGGCGGCGCAAAGAGGCACCATTCACCTGATGCTTCGTCCTTCAGGTGACGACAGGATCATTCCGGCAACTCCGTGGCATTTTGGCAATTTCTAA
- a CDS encoding pilus assembly protein has product MSKARQHNNTGDRGQALVELALVLPVFLLLLWGVIEFGRFGHAYLTVAHAAREGARLGAVGCDDQGIMDEIGDCTISLEQDKTTVRISPSWNERYAGESIEVEVEYSLVLMLPVLSSAVPNPYPVSYTAIMRVE; this is encoded by the coding sequence ATGAGCAAGGCCAGGCAGCACAACAATACCGGAGACAGGGGGCAGGCGCTGGTGGAATTGGCGCTTGTCTTGCCCGTATTTTTGTTGTTGTTATGGGGAGTGATCGAGTTTGGCCGATTTGGGCATGCTTACCTGACCGTTGCTCATGCGGCCAGGGAAGGTGCTCGCCTTGGTGCAGTTGGCTGTGATGATCAGGGGATCATGGACGAAATTGGCGATTGCACTATATCCCTGGAGCAAGATAAAACCACGGTGCGCATCAGTCCTTCCTGGAACGAACGGTATGCCGGGGAATCGATCGAGGTAGAAGTTGAATATTCACTTGTTCTGATGCTGCCAGTTCTGTCATCGGCGGTGCCCAATCCTTATCCGGTTAGCTACACGGCAATCATGAGGGTGGAGTGA
- a CDS encoding Flp family type IVb pilin, which produces MLTFLKNLFEDESGQGMVEYGLILALVAVVVIVALTFMGDQIKDIFQGIGEKLGGVGGGEG; this is translated from the coding sequence ATGTTAACATTTTTGAAGAATCTGTTCGAAGATGAGAGCGGCCAGGGCATGGTAGAATACGGGTTGATTCTGGCATTGGTAGCGGTGGTGGTTATTGTAGCCTTGACATTCATGGGGGATCAGATCAAGGACATCTTCCAGGGCATCGGGGAAAAACTGGGTGGTGTCGGCGGTGGGGAAGGTTAA
- a CDS encoding response regulator transcription factor, translated as MKSIRILIADDHALIRDGLKKILNIEAGLEIAVVGEAANGEEAVISAQKLNPDIILMDINMPGLNGIEATRIIKKNNPEIAIIVLTIHDAREYIYELMEYGASAYILKDTTAEELLNVIKIVASGDTYIDPRMTGKLIGAWRHMSEGFNAKDKLTERELEILAEVAVGLNNRSIAEKLFLSEKTVKNHITSILRKLKVNDRTQAAIYAIKHNLVDI; from the coding sequence ATGAAAAGTATACGCATACTGATTGCAGATGATCATGCCCTGATAAGGGATGGGCTCAAAAAGATATTGAATATAGAGGCCGGACTGGAAATTGCCGTTGTCGGTGAGGCTGCCAACGGGGAAGAGGCGGTAATATCCGCCCAGAAACTGAACCCCGATATCATACTCATGGATATCAACATGCCTGGTTTGAACGGTATCGAAGCGACCAGGATAATCAAAAAAAACAACCCCGAGATTGCCATCATTGTATTGACGATCCACGATGCCCGGGAATATATCTACGAACTCATGGAATACGGGGCCTCGGCGTACATACTGAAAGACACCACCGCGGAAGAACTTCTGAACGTAATCAAAATAGTGGCTTCCGGGGATACATATATAGATCCCCGCATGACCGGCAAGTTGATCGGGGCATGGCGGCACATGTCCGAAGGATTCAACGCCAAGGACAAGCTCACGGAGAGAGAGCTGGAAATCCTTGCCGAGGTGGCAGTGGGATTGAACAACAGGAGCATTGCCGAAAAACTGTTCCTGAGCGAGAAGACCGTGAAGAATCATATCACCAGTATTTTGCGTAAATTGAAAGTCAATGACCGCACCCAGGCTGCCATCTATGCCATCAAACACAATCTTGTCGACATATAA
- a CDS encoding histidine kinase — translation MIALKELEQIIKQSVRTLVRARENISELGNSIRFEKKTAARELQFLGRQGQETVEQINQLQIKEKQVMLNLMEISKNYHSFGEESLREAYENSKELQIALGLAREREVQLKERKKQLEDHLRNLDEAVDNAEQVFARMGVALDYIKGNFNDLGLKTEEMQQKQGVGFKIILAQEEERKRVAREIHDGPAQSMANLVLRTEICERILDTKPQEVREELADLKIMVRNSLQELRKIIFDLRPMAIDDLGLVATLKRYIEEYRERYPLNIDLVISGGPIVRKKDLEIAIFRIIQEALNNVLKHAHASDALVKIDVDDELISVIIRDNGCGFKTGEKSPEGSFGLLGMRERVELIEGSLEINSAPGKGTEIIVKVPIDRNHENKLDGGFR, via the coding sequence ATGATCGCTTTGAAAGAACTGGAACAAATAATAAAACAATCTGTACGCACGTTGGTAAGGGCCCGGGAAAATATCAGCGAACTCGGTAACAGTATCCGCTTCGAGAAAAAAACCGCCGCCAGGGAACTGCAATTCCTGGGCAGGCAGGGCCAGGAGACGGTGGAACAGATAAATCAGTTGCAAATAAAAGAAAAACAGGTCATGCTCAATCTGATGGAGATCAGCAAGAACTACCACAGTTTCGGCGAAGAAAGCCTGAGGGAAGCATATGAAAACAGCAAGGAACTTCAAATTGCATTGGGGCTTGCCCGGGAGAGGGAAGTGCAGCTGAAGGAAAGAAAAAAACAGTTGGAGGATCATCTCCGGAACCTGGACGAGGCAGTCGATAATGCCGAGCAGGTATTTGCACGGATGGGGGTAGCTCTCGATTATATCAAGGGGAATTTCAATGACCTTGGCCTGAAAACCGAGGAAATGCAGCAGAAACAGGGGGTAGGGTTCAAGATCATTCTGGCGCAGGAAGAAGAAAGAAAAAGAGTGGCCCGCGAGATTCATGATGGGCCGGCTCAATCCATGGCCAACCTGGTTTTGCGCACGGAAATCTGCGAAAGGATACTGGACACCAAACCACAGGAGGTCAGGGAGGAACTGGCCGATCTCAAAATAATGGTTCGTAACAGTTTGCAGGAGTTGCGCAAGATCATCTTCGATTTGAGGCCCATGGCCATCGATGACCTGGGACTTGTTGCCACGCTGAAACGGTACATCGAGGAATACCGTGAAAGATATCCTTTGAATATCGATCTGGTCATTTCCGGAGGGCCCATCGTAAGGAAGAAGGATCTGGAAATTGCGATTTTTCGCATCATTCAGGAGGCTTTGAACAATGTTTTGAAACATGCTCATGCCAGCGATGCCCTGGTTAAAATTGATGTTGACGACGAACTGATTTCGGTCATAATCCGCGATAATGGATGCGGCTTCAAGACAGGGGAAAAAAGCCCCGAAGGCTCATTCGGGTTGTTGGGCATGAGGGAGCGGGTTGAACTTATCGAGGGCAGCCTCGAAATAAACAGTGCCCCCGGCAAGGGGACGGAAATTATTGTCAAGGTGCCGATTGACAGGAATCATGAAAATAAATTGGATGGTGGTTTCCGATGA
- a CDS encoding DUF188 domain-containing protein, whose product MSRNTNNGKTASDRLSKGKKGKENSKIIVDADACPGNVLQICYRLGEKFSRPVWTVASFNHCVGADNHIVVGNDPEEADLKIINFCQRGDVVITQDGGLAAMVVGKGAHCLGPSGHRFRPDAITNLLEIRAAKGRYRRAGGRTGGPCRRTAEDDRRFARSLEQVLRGKE is encoded by the coding sequence ATGAGCAGAAACACGAACAACGGGAAAACAGCGAGTGATCGATTGAGCAAAGGGAAAAAGGGAAAAGAGAACAGTAAAATAATTGTCGATGCCGATGCCTGTCCCGGAAACGTGTTGCAGATCTGTTACCGGCTGGGGGAGAAATTTTCCCGTCCGGTATGGACAGTGGCCAGTTTCAACCATTGCGTGGGGGCTGATAACCATATCGTGGTAGGGAATGACCCCGAGGAAGCCGATTTGAAGATAATCAATTTTTGTCAACGGGGAGATGTGGTCATCACGCAGGATGGGGGGCTTGCGGCGATGGTTGTGGGGAAGGGTGCTCACTGCCTTGGCCCTTCCGGCCATCGTTTTCGGCCTGATGCGATAACCAATCTTCTGGAAATACGCGCGGCCAAAGGCCGTTACCGACGAGCCGGCGGAAGGACCGGAGGCCCCTGCAGAAGAACAGCGGAGGATGATCGTAGATTTGCCCGGTCACTGGAACAGGTGTTGAGAGGAAAAGAATAG
- a CDS encoding peptidase, with product MNPERVIMIFIDGIGLGKQDVHDNPFCFTDTPRLSRVLGGNSLCRGAEGFYSPGLGLFGLDATLGVEGTPQSATGQTTLFTGENAAALVGRHVNRYPGEKLKSLLREKGILSQLVAAGLKPTFANAYRPEFFDDLKKGLVHSYSCSTWLTYYAGLPFRTLVQLEHGQALYMDITHHYLNRMGYPVEIVEPEEAARRLLALSDEHDFTLFEYFLSDVAGHLAERRKAREIVTLLDRFLGYILEHPGGEKTMLIITSDHGNLEDLGHRGHTLNDVPALIKGPSEFIRKAGDMENIGDVVGLVKNFLDLHE from the coding sequence ATGAACCCGGAACGTGTCATAATGATCTTTATCGACGGGATCGGACTTGGGAAACAGGATGTCCATGACAACCCGTTCTGTTTCACAGATACACCGCGTCTGTCCCGGGTTCTGGGAGGCAATTCCCTTTGCCGCGGGGCGGAGGGCTTCTACAGCCCCGGTCTGGGGCTTTTTGGCCTCGATGCCACCCTGGGAGTCGAGGGTACCCCGCAGAGTGCCACCGGGCAGACTACGCTTTTTACCGGAGAGAATGCGGCGGCACTGGTGGGGAGGCATGTCAATCGTTACCCCGGCGAGAAACTCAAAAGCTTGTTGCGTGAAAAGGGTATTTTGTCCCAACTTGTTGCTGCCGGGCTGAAACCGACATTTGCCAACGCTTATCGTCCCGAATTTTTTGATGATCTAAAAAAAGGCCTTGTGCATTCATATTCGTGTTCCACATGGCTTACCTACTATGCGGGGCTGCCCTTCAGAACTCTGGTACAGCTGGAACATGGGCAGGCCCTGTACATGGATATAACCCACCATTATTTGAACAGAATGGGGTATCCAGTCGAAATTGTTGAACCGGAAGAAGCAGCGCGGCGGCTACTTGCATTGAGCGATGAGCACGATTTTACCCTCTTTGAATATTTTCTGAGCGATGTTGCCGGCCATCTGGCGGAGAGACGAAAAGCAAGGGAAATCGTGACCCTTCTGGATAGGTTCTTGGGATACATTCTGGAGCATCCCGGCGGGGAAAAAACAATGCTCATCATTACCAGCGACCATGGCAATCTGGAAGACCTCGGCCATAGGGGGCATACGCTCAATGATGTTCCGGCCCTGATCAAAGGGCCTTCTGAATTCATCCGGAAGGCAGGAGATATGGAAAATATCGGCGATGTCGTGGGTCTGGTCAAAAACTTTTTGGATTTGCATGAATGA
- a CDS encoding PDZ domain-containing protein has product MYPSDNQFNARDYPEKRKRLPSLLAVLIMAAIGAFLGCLLYAAIFDEVREPPEKQQVPERIWHDYQHTEVVGAVEKAAPAVVGISNSVTVTRPGARMLIEQASGSGVVIDGEGHIVTNQHVINGAEKIEVVFCDGRTIEARLVGEDVLTDLAVVKINPGRDGVKYAVLSDSDNVHIGETAIAIGNPLGLVFQQTVTAGVVSAVGRQVPVPQSHYRYTYIQTDAAINEGNSGGALINLAGDIIGINSAKIKDTGVEGMGFAIPSNTVARVVEDIIKHGKVRRPYIGVYIQDLAEATGNSGDRGVYIQEVSGGGAAEKAGVLAGDVIVAVDGRQINVTAQLFDQLLNYEPGEELTIKIRRNGGEKNLTIELMETPEQY; this is encoded by the coding sequence GTGTATCCATCAGACAATCAGTTCAATGCCAGGGATTATCCGGAAAAAAGGAAGAGGCTGCCTTCACTTCTGGCGGTCCTGATAATGGCCGCTATCGGGGCGTTTCTGGGCTGTTTGCTTTATGCGGCCATCTTCGATGAAGTCCGGGAACCTCCGGAAAAACAACAAGTTCCGGAAAGAATATGGCATGACTATCAGCATACGGAAGTCGTCGGAGCAGTGGAGAAGGCAGCCCCGGCAGTGGTGGGCATCAGCAATTCGGTCACCGTCACCCGGCCGGGGGCGAGGATGTTGATCGAACAGGCATCGGGCTCGGGTGTGGTTATAGATGGGGAGGGCCACATCGTCACCAACCAACATGTCATCAATGGCGCGGAAAAGATCGAAGTGGTATTTTGCGACGGACGGACCATCGAGGCCAGGCTGGTCGGGGAGGACGTCTTGACCGATCTTGCCGTGGTCAAAATCAACCCGGGCAGGGACGGGGTCAAGTATGCGGTTCTCTCCGATTCCGACAATGTCCACATCGGAGAGACAGCGATTGCTATCGGCAATCCTCTGGGGCTGGTATTTCAACAGACGGTAACTGCCGGGGTTGTCAGCGCTGTGGGAAGGCAGGTTCCCGTTCCGCAGAGCCACTACCGGTATACCTATATCCAGACAGATGCTGCCATCAATGAAGGCAACAGCGGTGGGGCGCTGATAAATCTCGCCGGGGACATTATCGGTATAAATTCGGCCAAGATCAAGGATACAGGGGTTGAAGGAATGGGTTTTGCCATACCGAGCAATACCGTGGCCAGGGTTGTCGAAGACATCATCAAACATGGCAAGGTCAGGAGGCCCTATATCGGTGTCTATATCCAGGATCTTGCCGAGGCGACGGGAAACAGCGGTGATCGCGGCGTCTACATTCAGGAAGTGAGTGGCGGAGGCGCTGCCGAGAAAGCGGGGGTACTGGCAGGTGATGTTATTGTTGCTGTTGACGGCCGACAGATAAATGTCACGGCCCAGCTGTTTGACCAGCTTCTGAACTATGAACCGGGCGAGGAACTAACCATAAAAATACGGAGGAACGGCGGAGAGAAGAACCTGACCATCGAGCTCATGGAAACGCCGGAGCAATACTGA
- a CDS encoding histidine phosphatase family protein yields MQIWLVRHASTSAQEEGRLQGQLDFPLSARGKEEAAKLAARLKNEVEFSRIFSSNLKRARDTAVLIAREGKKELEINYLPLLREYGWGVFEGLTWEEVAFIYPEQYRKIKRNYWRTYIPGRESRRGFISRVRALGRRVEYFPRAEKAILLVTHARLINAFITHMIGGDLNQKWLYSPQPASISVLERKPATKDFDLINFNDCHHLNS; encoded by the coding sequence ATGCAGATCTGGTTGGTTCGACATGCTTCCACATCTGCCCAGGAAGAAGGCCGCCTGCAGGGGCAGCTGGATTTTCCTTTAAGCGCCAGGGGGAAAGAAGAAGCGGCGAAACTTGCGGCACGGCTGAAAAATGAGGTAGAGTTCAGCCGGATATTCAGCAGTAACCTGAAAAGGGCCAGGGATACGGCAGTATTGATAGCCCGGGAGGGCAAGAAAGAACTTGAAATAAATTATCTGCCTCTGCTCAGGGAATATGGTTGGGGGGTTTTTGAAGGGTTGACCTGGGAAGAGGTTGCTTTTATCTATCCCGAACAATATCGTAAAATAAAAAGGAACTACTGGCGTACATACATTCCCGGAAGGGAAAGCCGCCGAGGTTTTATCTCCCGTGTAAGAGCGCTGGGGCGGCGCGTTGAATATTTCCCCCGCGCGGAAAAGGCAATATTGCTTGTAACCCATGCGCGCCTGATCAATGCGTTTATCACCCACATGATCGGAGGGGATTTGAATCAAAAATGGCTTTATTCTCCACAACCGGCCTCGATATCTGTTCTTGAACGAAAACCTGCCACCAAAGATTTCGACCTGATCAATTTTAACGATTGCCATCATTTGAATTCATAA
- a CDS encoding UDP-N-acetylglucosamine 1-carboxyvinyltransferase, giving the protein MEKLIIPGNQTVKGKIKVSGAKNAAVAVLPATIIAGAKVHVENIPEIDDVSTLLQILESMGLFIRRRGRNALEIDSSRMWADATPPYDLVKKLRASSYFMGSLLARFKRADVPAPGGCELGPRPIDQHLKGFAALGADVSVEHGIVKLRADKLRGAKIYLDVVSVGATINIMLAAVGAEGRTVIENVAKEPEIVDLANFLNAIGASVRGAGTDIIRIDGVKDFYSASHNIIPDRIEAGTLLMAAAATGGDLLLQDVIPTHLEAPIAKLKEMGYRVITTLDTVEIKGSNALTPVDIKTFPYPGFPTDLQPLGMVVLTRVPGTSIITENVFENRFRHVDELKRMGARIKLEGRTAVVEGGGRLTGAPIKATDLRAGAALIVAGLIAKGETILSGVEHIYRGYEDIEEKYAGIGIEIYRRHGNNRNKQAKKI; this is encoded by the coding sequence ATGGAAAAACTGATCATACCCGGTAACCAGACAGTGAAAGGAAAAATAAAGGTAAGCGGCGCAAAAAATGCTGCAGTTGCCGTCTTGCCTGCCACCATTATCGCCGGAGCAAAGGTGCATGTTGAAAACATACCGGAAATCGATGACGTTTCCACGTTACTGCAGATACTGGAAAGCATGGGGTTGTTCATCCGGCGCCGGGGGCGCAATGCTTTGGAAATTGACTCCTCCAGAATGTGGGCTGACGCAACCCCGCCCTACGATCTGGTCAAAAAACTACGAGCCTCGTCGTATTTCATGGGAAGCCTTCTGGCTCGTTTCAAACGTGCCGATGTGCCGGCGCCCGGTGGGTGTGAACTGGGGCCAAGGCCTATCGATCAACATCTGAAAGGTTTTGCTGCCCTGGGGGCAGATGTCTCCGTCGAACATGGGATCGTAAAGTTGCGGGCGGACAAACTTCGCGGCGCCAAGATTTATCTTGACGTCGTCAGCGTGGGAGCGACCATAAATATCATGTTGGCTGCTGTCGGCGCGGAGGGAAGGACTGTCATCGAAAACGTAGCCAAGGAACCGGAAATAGTTGATCTGGCCAACTTTTTGAATGCCATTGGGGCTTCTGTCCGCGGCGCGGGTACCGATATAATTCGCATTGATGGTGTGAAAGATTTTTATTCCGCTTCTCACAATATTATCCCCGACCGCATCGAGGCCGGGACCCTGCTGATGGCGGCAGCCGCCACCGGTGGAGACTTGCTGCTTCAGGATGTTATACCTACTCACCTGGAAGCGCCTATTGCCAAGCTGAAAGAGATGGGCTACAGGGTGATCACCACCCTGGACACAGTCGAGATCAAAGGATCCAATGCGCTGACGCCGGTTGATATAAAAACATTTCCCTATCCGGGCTTTCCTACCGACCTGCAACCGCTGGGCATGGTCGTGCTTACCAGGGTTCCCGGGACCAGCATCATAACCGAAAACGTATTTGAAAATCGGTTCAGGCATGTAGATGAACTGAAAAGGATGGGAGCACGTATCAAGCTGGAAGGGAGAACGGCGGTGGTTGAAGGCGGGGGTAGGCTTACCGGCGCTCCGATCAAAGCTACCGATCTCAGGGCCGGTGCAGCACTGATCGTTGCGGGGCTGATTGCCAAAGGGGAGACGATCCTGAGCGGGGTGGAACATATTTACAGGGGTTACGAGGATATCGAGGAAAAATATGCGGGTATAGGAATCGAGATATACAGGCGCCATGGCAACAATCGTAACAAACAGGCAAAAAAGATTTAG
- a CDS encoding cell wall metabolism sensor histidine kinase WalK, whose product MFKGLQWKIVLVYSLLVLFALQLISVYLVQSLENYYLRNFKEGLETQAKLLATFLTPRISEEGGNDFVADIVEGFKGTGDLDIIVLDRYARVTGTSGHPETVGGRIIQAEITKALAGNPDEAIRISAENKNRYYYLAYPIKHDGTVVGVIYLSSSLKKIDQTLREIKRMLISGSILVLIISLAIGMALTRTIIHPIKEVTFKAEQMSRGDFSQRVEAYSDDEIGQLANMYNFLASRLDSTLEEISAEKSKVEAILNYMRDGIVAMDNSERLIHINPAAESLLNTIGSEEAWPGRRPSFLLDTLIGPGMLQSYYDDKQPMVFERTWDHPQRIFRLSIAPFQEEERSAGTLIVLQDITRESEIGRRQQEFVANVSHELKTPLTSMKSYVETLLEERLQDKEVAYKFIQVINKETERMVKLVQDLLTLSKLDARLEDAYRVAVNLRDLFVEIVVEMELQWGRGNIPSMHMKFQENMPAVFVDRNQISQVFVNLLNNAIQYTPPGGRIDIRAEEKEGRVHVCIEDTGIGIPREELDHVFERFYRVDKTRSREYGGTGLGLSISRLVVEAHGGKIWIDSEPGRGTAVWFTLPSANGNGEKDERR is encoded by the coding sequence GTGTTTAAAGGACTACAATGGAAAATTGTACTGGTATATTCCCTGCTTGTTCTTTTCGCTCTCCAGCTGATCAGCGTGTATCTGGTGCAATCACTCGAAAACTATTATTTGCGCAATTTCAAGGAGGGGTTGGAAACACAGGCCAAACTGCTGGCGACCTTCCTGACTCCGCGCATTTCGGAAGAAGGGGGCAACGATTTTGTAGCTGATATTGTCGAAGGATTCAAGGGAACGGGAGATCTGGACATCATTGTTCTGGATCGTTATGCACGGGTTACCGGAACATCGGGTCACCCGGAAACGGTGGGAGGACGGATAATCCAGGCCGAGATTACCAAGGCCCTGGCCGGCAACCCCGATGAAGCTATCCGTATCAGCGCGGAGAACAAAAATCGTTATTATTACCTTGCCTACCCGATCAAACACGATGGAACGGTGGTCGGGGTTATTTATCTGAGCAGTTCATTGAAAAAAATCGATCAGACCTTGAGGGAGATCAAGAGGATGTTGATCTCCGGCTCGATCCTGGTATTGATAATCAGCCTTGCTATCGGCATGGCGCTGACTCGCACAATCATCCACCCCATAAAAGAAGTAACTTTCAAAGCAGAGCAGATGTCACGCGGTGATTTTTCGCAACGGGTGGAAGCATATTCCGATGACGAGATCGGTCAGCTGGCCAACATGTACAATTTTCTTGCTTCCCGTCTGGACAGCACCCTTGAGGAGATCTCTGCCGAAAAGAGCAAGGTTGAGGCCATTCTCAATTACATGCGCGACGGGATCGTGGCCATGGACAACTCCGAGAGACTGATCCATATCAATCCCGCGGCAGAAAGTTTGTTGAATACTATCGGCAGCGAGGAAGCCTGGCCGGGAAGGCGCCCTTCTTTTCTTCTGGACACCTTGATCGGCCCGGGGATGCTTCAAAGTTATTATGATGATAAACAGCCCATGGTTTTTGAGAGGACCTGGGACCATCCCCAACGCATATTCCGGCTCAGCATTGCCCCCTTCCAGGAGGAAGAAAGGTCGGCGGGCACGTTGATCGTGCTGCAGGATATAACCAGGGAAAGTGAAATCGGACGGCGTCAGCAGGAATTTGTAGCCAATGTTTCTCATGAATTGAAAACGCCCTTGACTTCGATGAAGAGCTATGTCGAGACCTTGCTGGAAGAACGATTGCAGGACAAGGAAGTGGCCTACAAATTTATACAGGTAATCAACAAGGAGACAGAGCGCATGGTCAAGCTGGTCCAGGATCTGCTGACCCTGTCAAAACTGGATGCCCGGCTGGAAGATGCCTATCGCGTGGCGGTCAATCTTCGGGATCTGTTTGTGGAGATTGTTGTCGAGATGGAATTGCAATGGGGGCGGGGAAATATCCCTTCCATGCACATGAAGTTTCAGGAAAATATGCCTGCGGTATTTGTTGACCGCAATCAGATCAGCCAGGTCTTTGTCAACCTGCTGAACAACGCCATCCAGTATACTCCTCCGGGGGGGCGGATCGATATCCGGGCAGAGGAAAAAGAAGGCCGGGTACATGTCTGTATCGAAGACACGGGGATCGGGATACCCCGGGAAGAACTGGACCATGTTTTCGAAAGATTTTACAGGGTTGACAAGACACGCTCCCGGGAGTATGGCGGCACGGGGCTGGGCCTGTCTATTTCCCGGCTGGTCGTGGAGGCCCATGGGGGCAAGATATGGATCGATAGCGAGCCTGGAAGGGGAACGGCAGTCTGGTTTACCCTTCCATCAGCCAATGGGAACGGAGAAAAAGATGAACGGCGATAG